The Devosia sp. genome segment CCGGGCAGCCAGGTCGTCGGACAGATCGGCAAGCCGGGCGTGCAGGATCAACCGGGCCAGGACACGGGCAACCCCTTCCCGCAACCCTGCCCGCCCAAAGAGCGCCATCAGCGCCGTGCGGCTGCCGGTCTCCAGTAGCGAAAAGACTTTGCTTTCGGAAACCTCTGCCAGGGCCGTGAGGCAGGACGAGAAAAACATGACATGGCCGGTGAGCACCGCGTGCAGCAAGACCCTGGTACTGACTTGCTCGTGCTGGACCAGCGAGCGGGCATAGTCACCCCCGGAAGCGGCCATTTCCCCGATTGCCGACAGGGCGGTATCGGTGCCGTCGCGCAGCACCCGATCAAGCCGGTCAGGCGCAAGTGCGCCCTTGACCAGCCGGCACTTCCGCAGGCTTTCCGCCACGCAGCGCACCAGCACCATGCGGGCCTCGGCGGGCAGGTCCCGCCGCGCCAGAAGCGCCCCACGCAGCCGCGCGTCGCCCCGATATTTCAGCGTAAGAGTTGCCAGCACGTCTTTGGGGAGCGGCACATCCATGCGCTGCAACAGCCGCAGAACCAGATTGTCGTCGCCCGCTTCAACCAGTGCCGCAGCAATCTTGCCGCTGATCTTGGGGCGTTGCGCAATGGCCACCAGGCCACCCGCATCCCCCGAGCGGATCAGAGGCATGAGATCGGCATCGACCAGAACAGGAGAATACTGCAGCACTGCCCGCGCAATGACCGGACTGTCGCGCAGCAGCGCCAGAATGATCGGCCGCGGCACTTCGGGCGAGTGCAGCAAGCCATAGGCCAGCGCTGCCCGCACCTTAACCGAAGGATCGTCGAGAAACCCGATCAGGGCAGCGTAGAGCGCGGCATGTTCGTCCGCCGGACCGGAATGATCAAGATAGGCCTGCGCCGCCAGATGAGCCGCATGGCCTCGCTCATTGCTGTCGGTGGACAGCGAGAGGTCTGCAAACGCCTGGTACCCGATCATAAAGCTACTCCGCACATGGCGAAGTCACCCTAACCACCAGAGCTTAAGGAACGGTTCACCATAATTGCGGCAATCGGCAGAGGGGAACTACTGGCTGTAGAGCTGTGTGAAAAATGCCGGATTGGATGCCGATCCCGTCTCCTCTGACGCCGCAGGCTCGGGCGTGTTGAGGAAGAGGCCGGTGAATGACATGTCCTCGCGGGAGAACCGGGAGGGCAAAGGCGGCTCGCTTTCGCGCTGCGGGGCGCTGCCGCCCTGCCCGGCCATCTGTTGCACCGAGAAGCCCGCATTGCCCCCGCCCTCATGCTTGGCGGTCAGCACCTGGTAAACCTGCCTTATCGTCCGCGCCTTGCCGG includes the following:
- a CDS encoding DUF2336 domain-containing protein; translation: MIGYQAFADLSLSTDSNERGHAAHLAAQAYLDHSGPADEHAALYAALIGFLDDPSVKVRAALAYGLLHSPEVPRPIILALLRDSPVIARAVLQYSPVLVDADLMPLIRSGDAGGLVAIAQRPKISGKIAAALVEAGDDNLVLRLLQRMDVPLPKDVLATLTLKYRGDARLRGALLARRDLPAEARMVLVRCVAESLRKCRLVKGALAPDRLDRVLRDGTDTALSAIGEMAASGGDYARSLVQHEQVSTRVLLHAVLTGHVMFFSSCLTALAEVSESKVFSLLETGSRTALMALFGRAGLREGVARVLARLILHARLADLSDDLAARHYVVTALTEEMIAEYDGDIPAELEEVFTYLSEQNITLARKAARGVVSAFAGSREGVIALPMAEAGEVRALTAA